A single genomic interval of Chryseobacterium paludis harbors:
- a CDS encoding T9SS type A sorting domain-containing protein → MENYLDKEKSIHSNFHKLYKFIYIVLFISCLGFAQDKKASEIYHTPNGIFDQVFDNEGRILKLSEIEIIKSHSTENGKTILNGQSFTSGIFELYFENGSGMEIVGNVVHDQRRSIILQAFLDISDFINTPLKNTGNKVKFWIRNPTTVGLSSNTGSSASAFYSFPTFSAGISNQNIDFGGILDNEIWKTIHAGVDSYSNTVLPIINTNSVGEFYHGWACFNFTGTVNWNLDYNKYNTATAYPANYLDFYSTIIHEVTHALGVNSLMRYNGNSSFFNNLGNYFTRYDKNLKTSSDVSLIINSPAIGGQMYGFNYNLAIPGPVLFPSCNVFPPEFNGNSGSFNCSSSMKYVGNVTVPVYNPPCFENGGSLSHFEDACYNGNSNDQYFMMSDRASSFFAKRTLTSEERQVLCDIGYSLQGTFGSTSNFTYKNYGVASCGGISIGGVNDGFLNGVYTYQGNGGTNISIDGILSNDYTSGSSSNLSFEFVQDLYDPDAIISGITPTSFTFKSYVPGVHLLRYVPFDNITGQRGNITYIYVNVFNHCTSVTQPNLVRNGDFEEHSYAPSYTSQLYKSCGWQSPSYFPSPDYFNSDSTYPQVSIPSNVFGNQADKISGNHAYVGMFISSNRPALLQNVYSESLKTELTSSLLPNTKYQLSFDVSKADNYLLNGIKFQVFITDANLELTTGGIIPTSNITSDKVFLTNPTFSSSTSATEWETITFTFTTGSNPNLKYLYIGGLNNVQFQNSNGPDAYYFLDNVSLIPASLLGLSALNFENDDIEVFPNPAHSIITVKNSNSNIKSIELYDMAGRVLKAEKVNKKDVQLDVSNYQVGTYLIKVITNNGDAVKKFIKN, encoded by the coding sequence ATGGAAAATTATCTAGACAAGGAAAAATCGATTCATTCTAATTTTCACAAATTATATAAGTTTATTTATATAGTGCTGTTTATAAGTTGTTTGGGTTTTGCACAGGATAAAAAAGCTTCTGAAATTTACCATACACCAAATGGGATTTTTGACCAAGTTTTCGATAATGAAGGTCGAATATTGAAATTATCCGAAATTGAAATTATAAAATCTCATTCTACAGAAAATGGAAAAACAATATTAAATGGACAGTCTTTCACTTCAGGTATTTTTGAGCTTTATTTTGAAAATGGAAGTGGTATGGAAATTGTCGGAAATGTGGTTCATGACCAAAGAAGGTCTATAATACTTCAGGCATTTCTGGATATTTCTGATTTTATCAACACTCCTTTAAAAAATACAGGAAATAAGGTGAAGTTTTGGATACGAAATCCCACAACTGTAGGGTTGTCCTCAAATACAGGTAGTTCTGCAAGTGCCTTTTATAGTTTTCCAACATTTTCAGCCGGAATTAGTAATCAAAATATTGATTTTGGGGGAATTTTAGATAATGAAATCTGGAAGACGATACATGCCGGAGTTGATTCGTATTCTAATACTGTTCTTCCTATTATTAACACAAATAGTGTCGGTGAGTTCTATCACGGTTGGGCATGTTTTAATTTTACAGGAACAGTAAACTGGAATTTAGATTATAATAAATATAATACAGCTACGGCATATCCAGCTAATTATCTTGATTTTTACTCCACAATAATTCATGAAGTTACACATGCTTTGGGGGTTAATAGTTTAATGAGATATAATGGAAACAGTTCTTTCTTTAATAATCTGGGAAATTATTTTACGAGATATGATAAAAATTTGAAAACAAGTTCAGATGTATCATTAATTATAAATTCTCCCGCAATTGGTGGCCAAATGTATGGTTTTAATTATAATTTAGCTATTCCAGGTCCTGTTTTATTTCCGAGCTGCAATGTATTTCCACCTGAATTTAACGGCAATAGTGGTTCTTTTAATTGTTCAAGTTCGATGAAATATGTTGGTAATGTTACAGTACCTGTTTACAATCCGCCGTGTTTTGAAAATGGAGGTAGCTTAAGTCATTTTGAAGACGCTTGTTACAACGGGAATTCTAACGATCAGTATTTTATGATGAGCGACCGGGCTTCCAGTTTTTTCGCTAAAAGAACTTTAACAAGTGAAGAAAGACAGGTGTTATGTGATATTGGTTATAGTCTTCAAGGAACTTTTGGAAGTACTAGCAACTTTACCTACAAAAATTATGGGGTCGCAAGTTGTGGAGGAATATCAATTGGCGGAGTTAATGACGGATTTTTAAATGGAGTTTATACTTATCAAGGCAATGGAGGCACAAATATTAGTATAGATGGAATATTGAGTAATGATTATACTAGTGGTTCATCGTCCAATTTAAGTTTTGAATTTGTTCAGGATTTATATGATCCGGATGCAATTATATCAGGAATTACCCCCACTTCATTTACATTCAAATCTTATGTCCCGGGTGTTCATCTGTTACGGTATGTGCCATTTGACAATATAACTGGGCAACGTGGAAACATTACCTATATTTATGTTAATGTTTTCAATCATTGTACAAGTGTTACTCAACCCAATTTGGTTAGAAATGGTGATTTTGAAGAACACAGTTACGCTCCCAGTTATACCAGTCAACTGTATAAATCATGTGGTTGGCAATCTCCAAGTTATTTCCCATCTCCTGATTACTTCAATTCAGATTCAACATATCCACAAGTAAGCATTCCTTCAAACGTATTTGGTAATCAGGCCGATAAAATCAGTGGAAACCATGCTTATGTTGGAATGTTTATCTCTTCAAATAGACCTGCTTTATTACAAAATGTTTATAGTGAATCTTTAAAAACCGAGTTAACGAGTTCTTTGCTGCCGAACACTAAATATCAATTGTCTTTTGATGTATCAAAGGCTGATAATTATTTATTAAACGGCATAAAATTTCAAGTATTTATTACAGATGCTAATTTAGAGTTAACAACAGGCGGAATTATTCCAACTTCAAATATAACTTCGGATAAAGTTTTTTTGACAAATCCAACGTTTTCAAGCTCTACTTCGGCAACTGAATGGGAAACAATTACTTTTACATTTACAACTGGCAGCAACCCGAATTTAAAATACCTTTATATTGGGGGATTAAATAATGTTCAATTTCAAAATAGCAATGGTCCTGATGCATATTATTTTTTAGACAATGTTTCTCTAATTCCTGCTTCTCTGCTTGGGTTATCAGCATTAAATTTTGAGAACGATGATATTGAAGTTTTTCCAAATCCAGCTCATTCAATAATCACCGTTAAAAATTCAAACTCAAATATTAAATCTATTGAACTTTATGACATGGCAGGAAGGGTATTGAAAGCTGAAAAGGTAAATAAAAAAGATGTTCAACTTGATGTGTCAAATTATCAAGTTGGTACTTATTTGATTAAAGTAATTACAAACAATGGTGATGCCGTTAAAAAATTTATTAAAAACTAA
- the bshB1 gene encoding bacillithiol biosynthesis deacetylase BshB1, which yields MKTDILAFGAHPDDVELGCGGTIAKLVSEGKKCVIVDLTKGELGTRGTDETRKLEAADSAKILGVSARENLGMKDGFLVNSEEYQMEIVKMIRKYRPEIVLANAIDDRHPDHAKGSKLVSDACFLAGLRKVVTVAEGENQEVWRPKHIFHYIQWKHIQPEFVIDISEHLDKKIEACLAFKTQFYDPNSKEPVTPIATKDFLESLTYRAQDLGRLSGVAYAEGFTTEKLIALKNFEGIVL from the coding sequence ATGAAAACAGATATACTAGCTTTTGGAGCGCATCCTGATGACGTAGAATTGGGTTGCGGAGGCACAATAGCCAAATTGGTGTCAGAGGGTAAAAAATGCGTTATTGTTGATTTGACAAAAGGTGAACTGGGAACTCGAGGTACTGATGAGACCAGAAAACTGGAAGCTGCTGATTCTGCTAAGATTTTAGGCGTTTCTGCTAGGGAGAATTTAGGAATGAAGGATGGCTTTCTTGTTAATTCAGAAGAGTACCAAATGGAAATTGTGAAAATGATCCGCAAATACCGTCCAGAAATCGTTTTAGCCAACGCGATTGATGACAGACATCCAGATCATGCAAAAGGATCAAAATTAGTTTCCGATGCATGCTTTTTAGCAGGGCTTAGAAAAGTGGTAACTGTAGCAGAAGGAGAAAACCAAGAAGTATGGAGACCGAAGCATATTTTTCATTATATCCAGTGGAAACATATCCAACCGGAATTCGTAATAGATATATCCGAACATCTTGATAAAAAGATTGAAGCATGTTTAGCATTCAAAACTCAATTTTATGACCCAAATTCTAAAGAACCGGTGACTCCAATTGCCACCAAAGACTTCCTTGAAAGTTTAACTTACAGAGCTCAGGATTTAGGGCGTTTATCGGGAGTTGCTTACGCTGAGGGCTTTACGACAGAGAAGTTAATTGCATTGAAAAATTTTGAAGGAATTGTTTTGTAA
- a CDS encoding tetratricopeptide repeat protein: MKDIMIMNVKKIAFGAAVVFFANFSFAQTLQDGINSIDSDKFAQAKTNFTDMIAKAPTAENYFYLGNTFLRQGEPDFAKATESFNKGLAADNKSYLNKIGLAAVKLGKGDKAAVAEIQKIVSDSREKDAEVLFRAAEALTLFEKNNSPDLAIQFLNKAIERAQKKEVPANYYYTLGDAYRLKKIPGDAMTAYDKALPLAKNKASVYARMGTLWMAAQQWKLAKENIDKAVGVDATYAPAYKALAAYDIKYQQNDKATQDLINYTKYADEDPYTQLEISKLYFTNEDYTNSKAVLDKIFDKIDDPIKFKLRAYQLYADGKYAEAKQNMDSFASQADKSRMQPADQGLQGLIAAGLAKDEKDAAKKTALTTEAQQKVAIAKAAKDETMKWDMELAKIAGGGATQGSADSGPTNPTIEGLKQKVAANTQDTDSLFKLATAYQDVKNWNGAILTWQKMSTLLPDWAPAYYSQGYSYQQAGNNDAAKIAYEKFISTVKPADTEANKQTLAYAYFAVAYMSKDSDIAKAKDYVAKSLQLDPTYQDAVKLNGEINK; the protein is encoded by the coding sequence ATGAAAGATATAATGATTATGAATGTAAAAAAGATTGCTTTTGGAGCAGCGGTGGTATTTTTTGCCAATTTTTCGTTTGCACAAACATTGCAAGATGGTATTAACAGCATCGATAGTGATAAATTTGCTCAGGCAAAAACTAACTTCACTGATATGATCGCAAAAGCACCTACTGCTGAAAATTATTTCTATTTGGGAAATACTTTTCTAAGACAGGGTGAACCAGATTTTGCAAAAGCAACAGAGAGTTTCAACAAAGGTCTTGCAGCGGATAACAAAAGTTACCTAAACAAGATTGGATTGGCAGCTGTAAAATTAGGAAAAGGTGATAAAGCTGCAGTAGCTGAAATTCAGAAAATTGTAAGTGATTCAAGAGAAAAAGATGCTGAAGTATTGTTTAGAGCGGCTGAAGCTTTAACTTTATTTGAGAAAAATAACTCTCCTGACTTAGCAATTCAATTCTTGAATAAAGCAATCGAAAGAGCACAGAAAAAAGAAGTTCCAGCAAATTATTACTATACTTTAGGTGATGCCTACAGATTAAAGAAAATTCCTGGTGATGCAATGACGGCTTATGATAAAGCGTTACCACTTGCTAAAAATAAAGCTTCTGTTTATGCAAGAATGGGGACTTTATGGATGGCTGCTCAACAATGGAAGTTAGCTAAAGAAAATATTGATAAAGCAGTTGGTGTTGATGCAACATATGCTCCTGCTTATAAAGCTTTGGCTGCCTATGATATCAAGTATCAGCAGAATGATAAAGCAACTCAGGATTTGATCAATTATACAAAATATGCAGATGAAGATCCATATACACAATTAGAAATTTCTAAACTTTATTTTACAAATGAAGATTATACTAATTCTAAAGCAGTATTAGATAAGATATTTGACAAGATCGATGATCCAATCAAATTTAAATTGAGGGCTTATCAATTGTATGCTGATGGAAAATATGCAGAAGCTAAACAAAATATGGACAGCTTCGCTTCTCAGGCTGATAAATCAAGAATGCAGCCTGCAGATCAAGGTTTACAGGGGCTAATTGCTGCTGGATTGGCTAAAGACGAAAAGGATGCTGCTAAGAAGACTGCTTTAACAACTGAAGCTCAACAAAAAGTTGCTATTGCTAAAGCTGCAAAAGATGAAACCATGAAGTGGGATATGGAGCTTGCTAAAATTGCAGGCGGTGGGGCAACACAAGGTTCTGCAGATTCAGGACCAACAAACCCAACAATTGAAGGTTTAAAACAAAAAGTAGCTGCTAATACTCAGGATACTGATTCATTATTCAAATTAGCAACAGCTTATCAAGATGTTAAAAACTGGAATGGGGCAATCCTTACTTGGCAAAAAATGAGTACTTTACTTCCAGATTGGGCTCCTGCTTATTACAGTCAGGGATATTCTTATCAACAAGCTGGAAATAATGATGCTGCGAAAATAGCTTATGAGAAATTTATCAGTACTGTAAAGCCTGCCGATACAGAAGCTAATAAGCAGACTTTAGCTTATGCTTACTTTGCAGTAGCTTATATGAGTAAAGACTCTGATATTGCTAAAGCTAAAGATTATGTTGCTAAGTCTCTTCAATTAGATCCAACATATCAGGATGCTGTAAAACTTAACGGCGAGATCAATAAGTAA
- a CDS encoding PstS family phosphate ABC transporter substrate-binding protein → MKNSIKVIMLFVLSVIAVSCKKEDKSPSYYKGDLTILTDESFKSVTEALADGYMINYPEAHIKIVTKKEDLGFLDLLNDKARVAVMSRDLSSEELKAYKEQVGSKFLPARFAADAVVFVVPKNSAKTSISMDEVQKGLLSESKEFIFDGVNSSNLNFVAQKLKKQPKDLKFSIIPGSENIIEQLNKYPDKIGVIGLNTFSRPYDKTSEQLRDMVKILPVENNGKLYTADAAGLREMKYPFTRILYFLTNEGNFNIANGFIRYSCTQLGQMIVQKEGLQPYNIYKREVQMR, encoded by the coding sequence ATGAAGAATAGTATAAAAGTTATAATGCTTTTTGTTTTAAGCGTTATTGCTGTAAGTTGTAAAAAAGAGGATAAGTCTCCTTCCTATTATAAAGGAGATCTTACGATTCTTACAGATGAATCCTTTAAAAGTGTTACAGAAGCATTAGCTGATGGCTATATGATCAACTATCCTGAAGCACATATAAAAATCGTTACAAAGAAAGAAGATTTAGGCTTTTTGGATTTATTAAATGATAAAGCCAGAGTTGCTGTCATGTCAAGAGATCTTAGTTCTGAAGAACTTAAAGCCTATAAGGAGCAGGTTGGTTCTAAATTTCTTCCTGCCAGATTCGCTGCAGATGCAGTTGTTTTTGTAGTTCCGAAAAATTCTGCGAAGACCAGTATCTCAATGGATGAAGTTCAAAAAGGTCTTCTCTCCGAAAGTAAAGAGTTTATTTTTGATGGTGTGAATTCCAGTAATCTGAATTTTGTTGCTCAGAAATTAAAGAAACAACCTAAGGATCTGAAATTTTCTATTATTCCAGGTAGTGAAAATATTATTGAGCAGTTGAACAAGTATCCCGACAAAATTGGAGTAATTGGACTCAATACATTTAGTCGTCCTTATGATAAGACTTCTGAACAATTAAGAGATATGGTTAAAATTTTACCTGTAGAAAATAACGGAAAATTATATACTGCGGATGCTGCAGGTTTACGGGAAATGAAATATCCTTTTACAAGAATTTTGTATTTTTTAACAAATGAAGGGAATTTTAATATTGCTAATGGCTTTATTAGATATTCATGTACCCAATTAGGGCAGATGATCGTTCAAAAAGAAGGTTTGCAACCATATAATATCTATAAAAGAGAGGTGCAAATGCGTTAA
- a CDS encoding DUF308 domain-containing protein, with amino-acid sequence MMFNWLSLVTGLFYIVLGIVVIFYKFFFIILEPTVAYPLGGVMILYGIFRIYRAVSRIKNSGNEE; translated from the coding sequence ATGATGTTCAATTGGTTATCCCTAGTTACAGGATTGTTTTATATTGTCTTAGGAATTGTAGTTATTTTTTACAAATTCTTCTTTATTATTTTAGAGCCTACTGTAGCGTATCCTCTTGGAGGCGTTATGATCCTATACGGAATCTTTAGAATTTATAGAGCGGTTTCAAGAATAAAAAATTCAGGAAATGAAGAATAG
- a CDS encoding energy transducer TonB, whose translation MADENVYGQNLTLDEIVFENRNKEYGAYDLRHQYPRLLTKSFIVGTALFLVAALSPFIYLTIKRLTAPEKQEVKADLVEILQEDKIIEQPKEEEPPPPPPPPKEEKIEVIQNVVPEPVKAPKIETPPPPISKQLETTTGLNNQEGVKAPAYTPPPPPPSTGTKTSTAEVKVSDTQVYTEVEQTAEFPGGINAFRNKVSSNFDGSAMNGDEGAVKAEVTFVVERDGSITDVKATGKNSDFNSEAVRTIKSIKNKWSPAKINGQSVRYRFRLPLTMNFEG comes from the coding sequence ATGGCAGATGAAAATGTATACGGTCAGAATCTTACTTTAGACGAGATTGTATTTGAAAATAGAAACAAGGAATATGGTGCCTATGATCTGAGACATCAGTATCCAAGACTTCTGACAAAATCTTTTATTGTTGGAACGGCATTATTCCTAGTTGCGGCTTTGTCTCCTTTTATTTATCTTACTATTAAAAGACTTACAGCACCGGAAAAGCAAGAAGTTAAAGCTGATTTGGTAGAAATTCTTCAGGAAGATAAAATTATTGAGCAGCCAAAAGAAGAAGAACCACCTCCACCACCTCCACCTCCAAAAGAGGAGAAAATTGAGGTGATCCAGAACGTAGTTCCGGAGCCTGTAAAAGCTCCAAAGATTGAAACTCCACCACCGCCAATTTCTAAGCAGTTAGAAACGACGACTGGTTTAAATAATCAGGAGGGGGTAAAAGCTCCGGCTTACACACCACCACCGCCACCGCCATCTACAGGGACAAAAACTTCAACTGCTGAAGTGAAAGTTAGTGATACTCAGGTTTATACCGAGGTAGAGCAAACTGCAGAATTCCCAGGAGGTATTAACGCATTTAGAAATAAAGTGTCTAGTAACTTTGATGGTTCTGCGATGAATGGAGATGAAGGAGCTGTAAAAGCTGAAGTAACTTTCGTAGTTGAAAGAGATGGAAGTATTACAGACGTTAAAGCAACTGGTAAAAATTCAGACTTTAATTCTGAGGCAGTAAGAACCATTAAATCTATTAAGAATAAATGGAGTCCTGCTAAAATTAATGGACAATCTGTACGTTACCGTTTCAGATTACCATTGACAATGAATTTTGAAGGGTAA
- a CDS encoding ExbD/TolR family protein, whose product MAEVQVQEKGAKGGKVRSKKQSTRVDMTPMVDLGFLLITFFMFTTTFSKPNVMDLGLPAKPKEKDKKPPPTEIKLSNSISLLLGKNNRIFWHQQDNTSLTDQNLNETTFDREGVRKVIEQAKAQAADKTKFTVIIKPTDDAVYKNFVDILDEMAITKSEQYGVTDVKPWEQAIYNKKVGNNGAAATPATK is encoded by the coding sequence ATGGCAGAAGTACAAGTACAGGAAAAAGGCGCCAAAGGCGGCAAGGTACGTTCCAAGAAACAGAGTACCAGAGTCGATATGACTCCAATGGTGGACTTGGGTTTTCTATTGATTACCTTCTTTATGTTCACAACCACGTTTAGTAAACCTAACGTTATGGATTTGGGTCTTCCGGCAAAACCGAAAGAAAAAGACAAAAAACCACCTCCAACTGAAATTAAACTTTCTAACTCAATTTCTTTATTATTAGGTAAGAACAATAGGATTTTTTGGCATCAGCAAGATAATACATCTTTAACTGATCAGAATCTTAATGAAACTACTTTTGATAGAGAAGGTGTTAGAAAAGTAATTGAGCAAGCAAAAGCACAAGCGGCAGATAAAACTAAATTTACTGTAATTATCAAGCCGACAGACGATGCTGTATATAAGAACTTTGTTGATATTCTTGATGAAATGGCTATTACCAAAAGCGAGCAGTACGGAGTTACCGATGTGAAGCCTTGGGAGCAAGCTATTTATAACAAGAAAGTTGGGAATAATGGAGCTGCGGCTACACCAGCTACAAAGTAA